The Liolophura sinensis isolate JHLJ2023 chromosome 12, CUHK_Ljap_v2, whole genome shotgun sequence genome segment GGGCACGAGTATGTCATACTGATGGAAGTCAAGAGACCTTCAATAAACTTCATGGAAGACTACATTATAACGGCCCTCCCTATGTTCGCCCTCGACCGCTTATTACCATCAAACCCACAAGAGCAGAGGAGATTCCGATATTTTTCTATCTCAACAAACAGTAAAACTATGCTGACAACGTCTAAAAAAGCATACATCTTATCATTTAAAAATCATGCACGTTGAGAAGAGGGATTTCGCATTTCATGATCTATATGCCCGTATGTTCTACGTACACAATTTACATTGGCTTTTaatcttattgaaataaattattttcgtTTCCTCTGGACAGCCTCTGTAATGGCCTCTTTGATCTCCTTCAGGTGGTTGAGTGTATTGAATTCCATCAGCTGAGATAACCGATCAAACGCCTTGTGGGTGTAGGTGAAGTTAAACGTGGAATACGGGGCTTCGGGATCGTCAAAGACGGCGAACTCCGCGAATTCTTTCTCTTCAGTAGTCTCCCTTGGGACACCTGGTGACGATAAAGAAATGTTTAGGGCAAAAAGTTATCATGGCATTCAAAAATACGAAATCAAAACTTTTCAAATTAATAAGGGCCTctcaaaatgatcaaaattctCTAGCACCCCAAATCGAGATTATATATGTTCATGgaagagtacatgtatagtacaagGGTAGTGTGTTCCAAACtggtaggggcctccgtggctcagtcggttagcgcgctagcgcagcgtaatgacccagaagcctctcaccaatgcggtcgctgtgagttcaagaccagctcatgctgccttcctctccggccgtacgtgggaaggtctgccagcaacctgcggatggtcgtgggtttcccccgggctctgcccggtttccacaccaccataatgctggccgccgtcgtataagtgaaatattcttgagtacggcctaaaacaccaatcaaaaaaaaaaaaaatccaaactgGTAGTGTAgatttatgttgttttatttatttgattgttgtttaatgccacatttaagagtttttcacttatacgatgatgatcagtattatgggtggagcaaaCAGAAGTGCCAGTCGTAAATCTCCGACCGTAAGTAAGGTAATGACGAATGCATAATGGTAATAAGGTTAATGACCTTGCACACCACACTAGTATCAGATGCGTCTTAAACGAATTATAGACTTCACAAATGTTCCCACGAGCGTTGtagatcgcttattgtcaccaaggcaccacaagcagtgacagcgCAGGAATGTTCCCTGCCCAAGGTCGGTTTTGAAACTGCGCCTTGAAATACTTGCAACTCACCTGGCTTCTTATACTTCCGGAAGTCGAGATTCACGAGGACGAAGTGAAGTATTATGGGACAGTTAGGGTCGTTGGGATCACGGAAGATGTACAACTCCTTCATCCCTTCTTTCTCAAACACACTCGTGTCGATGGGTGGGAAACGAAGACCGTGTTGTTGAGCCCACTTTTCAGCCAGTTTTATTTCCTGGAAAAAAATCATCAGCGCATTCGTCAAGCAAggcaaatttgttttacaacctCGGAAACCATGGAAAACACGATGATATCGATCTAAAGAAAGCAGTTACTAAAAAAATCCGAATAGTTCAGAGTAAACAGGGCAagtaatgatgtacatataacattgcCCGGAGCTAAGTCAAATTTAAAATACTTCAGAGCTTATGTTTGGtccttgaaattaaaatttgaccaTTTCAACACACGTGTGACAAGCCCCCAAATTAGTTGACGAAGTTTTAAATTCAACCTAAGGTCATAAATGGCTGTTGTAAAATTGGTACCAGATAGCTGACTGGTTATTCATCAGGAATTAATTTACCTCGAACGGCTCGCTGTCATCGCTGGGTCTACCACTGAAGTCAAACGACAGGATCAAGTCTATCCCTCGGGCTTGCCTCAGCACGAGAGGGTACGGGGAGTTGAAAGTTAACCCTGCGTCAACGACGAATTGTTTCTTAACGTGGGTGAAATACACTCCTTCGTCTGAATCGTCTGTAAACATTATTAAATTTTCGgctaattatatatatatatactatttccACATCTCGGTCCTATATACTGTCAAATAATGCTGGGAAGGCTGGCCAAGCTGAACAAAGAAGTCTGGCACGGTACATTTGTATCCGGCATGCAGGTAACTAGGTCAacagttcaaatccatctcttgCTGGATCTAATGAGATATACTGCACCAGAAGTTATTTTAATGCTCTTTACTTTAGCCTTACCACCTTCATACAACTGTTTTGAAATAGTTTCGTAATGGGGAAAGAACACCTGTGAAATAAAGGACTGGGCTAAATACTGAATGCAAGACTTTTGTCTTCTTAAACGCCATTTTGAACTTGTCTGTCATTCTTTTAAACGTTGCGTTAATTTAATGACTGAACTAGAAACGTCTCTGGTAATTACTGGATTAATTCTAACCAGTCCATAAGTCTTCTCACCAGAATCTGTTTCTTTGGGGGTCTTAGGTTCTTCTCCTATAGGTAGTAACGAGATCTCTCTCAGGAAGTTGTGAATCACGCCTGCGCGGCCAGTGCGCGTGCTCAGAAGCTGAAATCTCTTGCTGGAAACGGAAAACGATAACCGTGAGGTTTTGATTTTAGAAATCGATTCACAATTTTATAACAAATTGTTtaacttcaacatttttgttttcaaattcaaatgaaataaacaagtaataCTTCTGAGCTTTTCACGGAAAATACGATGTCACTATACGCTTGTGGTCAAGCGTAGGCAAAATCACCTTTTCTGACTAAATATTGATTTTGGGAAAACATTATATTAGTTTTATAACTAGTTTTAAGACGACTACACACTGACACAGTTCGAACATTAAAAATATCACTgaagttttgttaaaaagtAAATAGGCTTTATATAATGTGTGTagtgaactttttttttgaaagggACAGTAACATTGAAATCAAAGGGTTTAAGCCATTGCACCTCGACAgataactgaaacaaaaaatccTTGCCGTAAAGCTATATTGTCTTATCTGTTTGTCCAAGCAAGCAAACCCAATATCCTTTACGAGTCACGCTAATAGATGAACAGAATTGGAGTGAAATTTTGAAGCGGTTGGATAGTGGCAGTATTTGCACGGTGACTAAATTAGAGGATCAAATTGCAAAGAGAATACATTATATTACCTATCTACTAGGTCCTTAAACCAGTTCATCCAGAATCCTTTGTCCGCGACCGTTTTTTCCGCTCCTTGTTCTTCCTCCTCCTGCGTTTTTCTGCTTTTGGCCGCGGTCGGAGTATCAGTCAGTTCTTCATAATGATAGTTATCGTGATCATCAAAatcatcgtcgtcatcatcgTCTTCATCTTCGCTTCCGTCACTTAGCACCGATTCttctttaattttcttttctgcatTACAATATTAcgatatgtacatttaaagtttagtctttattttttttttagcaatatATCAAAATAGGAATAATCGTAAATTCTTTCCTATCATAAAGATTGCACCCGATAATGCCACTAATCACAAGACGAAATCATCTTTTCAGTATGACAGCAATTTGGTACCAAAAACTTTTGTATGACTTCTACTGACGGTTAGGAATATTAACTTCAGTATCTctttatttcagttaaaatgatAATATAGTGGTTTTCAAGGCCTGGCAAGTGGTGTGCATTTTACTCATGAACATACTCATTTCCCGTCTGACCATCTTCACGGGGTCCATGTTTCGATTGTCATCAAATAGTCGATCAAACATGATGCTGAAAGCGCTGCCCCAAATACCTGCGACAAAAGATGGAAAATATGCTGTTACGTAGTTTACagaaaagatatatttattttgtttgattggtgttttacgcaataccCAATAATATTCTGCATAtgcgacgacggccagtattatggtgtagAAATCCAAATGGGGCAATGAAGTGAATAAGTTTTTGTTTGATTATGACAATAGCCAGTTTTGTCTAGAAAACTGGGCAAGACAATTTATTGTGAGGTTTCCGGTGAATTTTAGGCCCAATGAAGAAAGGTAGACAATATTTAAAACGCTGTATTGTAAGAACTTAACgttgtttaatttaacagattcatGCTTTTCTTAGTGCAGAGAGAACaaataatgacataaaacacctgAAGAACGGCATCAGAACCTCTCGTATTGCAACAATTTACATGGTTAAAATACACCCCAAAATTACttcagattttgaaaacaaaacctaGGACTGACCTTGTAAAAAGTGGAGTGGGGGTTCGTCGTACTTCTTGGCCAACTTGCCCATGAAGAACTTACTGCCGAAATACTCGCTCTTCATGAACGACCCAAACTTCTCCATTCCTATCTCAAAAGGGCTGAACTCAATCCATTCTGCAAAGTAACATGTCTTGGTATTGTAATGTAGTCAACAAAACAGCCCTATGGAAAGGCGTCGCCTTGTATCGGGGCACATTAATGCCCGATATAGTTACAGTTATGACATCAGACACAATAGATCGCATCGAGGGACTAATGGTTAGTGCTTCCtgctcgaagtcgggagatccgggatcaaaccaaagactttaaaaatggtactggtTGATGCTTGGCTTGGCACCAAGCACTGATAGGTTAcagcatggaaacaggactggtcggcctggtgtcagtataatgtgactgggcggggtgtcatgtctggtgtcttcgacatcaTACTTCGGTGGCAATAGCCCTATGGCCttatgaactcgccctgccacaagaaacacagtatatgtacacagacccAATTACTCCTCGTCTTCGCactgtggaaaaattgttaaggctAGGTTAAATCCctagcatttattcattcattcattcattcattcattcattcaaaaccGATCTTGGCTTATCACGCCATGTTACATGAACAAAATTGCCTTTGGGCTTGACCTGATTTGAAGTAGCTAGCTTACGGAGCTGATGCGTGAACAGCCTAGCTTGTCGTGAGGCCTTGCATCCTTTTTTGTCTTACCTTGGAAAACTCGGGCAGAAACGTTCGCCTTCACGTGTACACACGTATACAGAGGCATTGGGATGTTACCGTCTACGATTTTTATCTGTTGATCTGTCAGTGTACAATCTTTTCTCTGAAAGACCAAAGAATACATCAGGGTCAATGATATTGACGCTATAGGCATATCACAATTCCTTCCCTTTGGTATCAAGTACATGCCTGGTAAGGGTCTTAGTTTGTACACTCTAACCAACTATCCAAAATCTTGTACAGAAGGGATATTTAACACAGGGTAGACAGAAAAACGTAACGAATTAGAGAGCAAAAACATGAAGATTTTTTGAGATAACCAGTTTATTAGTATCATCAATAAACCCAGTCAAAATATACATTCAAACAACCGTTTACAAAATTGTAACTATGCCCATAACATTAAACAAAGCTGGTTTTACATATCAGGCCAACCAATCCAACATCAACTGACTCCCTTTTACTTACGTCTTTAATTAGAGTTTCTCCCATCAGATGGCCAAAGAAATCCGTGAAGCTGATTGGCTGGCCGTTGTTCCTTTTTTCCATCATGGCGCTGATGTACCGACTCACTTGCTGCATACTCATCAAGTTAATAAAATTCGCGTCAATGTTCTTCTTTAGCTCTTCCTGAAAGTCTTTCAGAGACAACTTTGGCCACTTCGGATGCGAGTACAATGTCGATAATAACCTGATAATTTAATTTGGGGAAAAATATCTTTCAATTAAACCGAAGAAACCTACGACAATATTAAACACTGAGATAATTAAATTAAAGAGAGTATTCCGGAGATTTTggacaaaatcaaatttttgtgCAACAGCAATAGTGTTTATATAGCTCAAATTactgcctttcagtaaataacaGACTCGTATCTGTCCTATGTATAGTGTCAAAATGACTTTaaggtttgaaaaagttataatgcgacctACTTTATAAATGTTAGGGTATTATTACCGATTTTTGATGTAAACCGCGAACAGACAAGGCTGGTACTTTgtgaaggtaattatttgggctattctaaaatgaaaacaaaaatcttgtATAGTCTCTTTTACTTAAAGCTTCATTCAAACACACACGTTTCGGAACAACACGGAAATGTAGCACGGTGAGCAAAGATTTTGTCAAATCCCACTGTGACTGATACTAGAAaccaacatttacacaaaccGAGCAGGAAaaagtatttatcaaagcacagaCGCCATATTGACTGCCGCCAGTTTGTGATTTTCATACTGTTCACACAGATCAACACATACTCATTTCGACTTGTTTTGACTCTTTAGCTACGAAGTTACAAAAGCTCGTTTAAGAATGCAGAACTGCAGAACGTGAAATTCGCCCCTTTCGTCTTTTGCACCTTTTAAAGTGTTGAACAGAGCAGTTAAAATCGTGACCATGCTACTGGTTATTGTGACATCAACTTCAAAGCAGGCTACTTTTTATAACAACGTATTGTTATGTGCGCAAAtaccgtcagcttctaaatttagcttgccacggtttacatatgctgagttcagggccagctgtctgcctctgcgttagaatattccagaatacgctcagttcggggcccgtttgtttacaacaagtgttcaagaattttcttattccagaaaattccaccagtctatataagacctatgaaggcaggtcaaaaggggagaacggagaattattgagagttttggatgctttcgctgtgtattactttagtaggccttttgtgctgaattttggtgtctttatagcctctggctttgttatatcatatctccaccgagcacttgttcagtctaaACTTGTATACTTAacttgtgctcttgtgtacacagtgcttattactacagggaccctgtctgtggaattttgtgtatatttcgtcatacactcagttatactgtggattttccctcttgtgaatattgcctctgtgcattttttaagcattgtggagtatatgcgtccgtttggacttgacaccgttgtacatgtaagtactttagtatttgtaaagatactgctatcctttcttgttaaacttaagtactttagtatttgtaaaagtcttgttatctgttcttgttaaacctaataaattgttttaaaataaaatctgctggtttttgGTCACTTTtctgtgcggctaaactgtcgtctATTtggaacaagccatctctttataatacagacagtttgggtcgtaacagtatTCAAATCTCAAGTGTCGAAGGTCAGTTCAACCTTTTGATACTTTATGTTtgcttttcatgttttaatggcTTTTCAGAAAAACTGATATGCTGTCAAGGGGACCCTAGAAACATTTTTGTGGATCACTTGAAGTTTGACCCGTTAGGTTTGAAAGTCGCGCAGtcaaagtgtgtacatattagaCATTAATCTTACCCACATGGAAGACTTGTACAAAGTTAGTCTTTGCACTTAGAATTGCATATGCTCATATTTCAGAGTTATCCAAAATGCCGTTAACCTCTGTCGAAGATCTTTTACAAATGCCCAAAAGTCAGCAAATGCAACTTTTTTCCAGAGATCACTTTTATATAAGTGCTATATTccattacacacaaaaaacccATTTTGAGAACGAAGGAGAAAAAAACCTGAAATATTAAAGTAGTTCGCCGAGCGTGAAGTTATAAGATCTTACCAACATGACCCCGACAGTCCACATGTGTAAATGACACAGTCCAGCACACCTGTTTCTTGCAGAGCTTTGAAGACACCGCTATAGGCCACCATAGCCCGGAAACCCCCACCTGACCCCAGCACGGCTACAGTTGGCACCTGAAATACAACGATCGATTTATAGATTGATTAATTATCAATGTGTGGACCTTGTTGGCCGAGTGGCTTAACCTGCCTTTCGCTCTTGGTCAGTGGAGCTTTACTCTAAACGTGTAGCATTTCTTTTCTtgtcaaaaaaatgttaagtcgGGAATCTGGGTATTGTAAGAAAGGTAAACAATCAAGCAAATAGGCCGTTAATTTGAATTGAAAGTGACGTTTGGGAGATGCTATAATGtgttgtgttattataacataatccTGTGTTATATTCATCATATGATCCTGGTAGACTtatacaatctttatcttgaaTTAATGGAATGTGTAAACGGAATACTATGCCACAACAATAGGTTACAATCTAGAATCAATCACGCAGGTTTTCTGATAAACTTAACGGATTGTCTTTTGAGATAGCGAAAAGCAGGAATTGAATTTTGTTCCTTTCAGGGGAGGGGGTTGGGGGGAGCTACAGATAAAAATAAACGCAGTAAATTTTGCAAAAGTCATTTTAGCATAGGTACAAGCGGTTCATGTGAAATTTGCTCTCCGCGTACTGGCGGTAGATCTGTGCTAGATTTCCGAGCAGTTTTGGTTCTTTTcgattattatatattttgacgCCTATATATAACAAGAGATATCCCAACATAAAAAGGAATTGGTCAGGTCAGCCCATAACTCGTGAGTATGGTTATATACAGATAGTGATTTCTCAGTCTCTTATCCCTGTTATACAATTCACCGAATCTCGTGCCTCTCTTGACATATCCCCAGATCTCGTAggtttgtgtaaatgttgattTCCAGTATGAGCAATCCAGAAGAACACGCATTCTAAAATTGGAATGTACTTGGGAGGGATGTCGTATTTGAATCGCACAATCCTGCCTACGACTGGTTGTATCCTGACACAGATAGAGCGTATCCGATGAAATAGACACCCTGATtcggagttttttttttctttttcattttttattgatgtCTTTCTACCGAGATTTGCAGGTATCCTTGCGGAGTGGGGTAAAACAACGCTGTTGCGAGAAttacggagagaaacagccccaaatATGTCGGGCTGCTGGTAAGGAACATCTTTAGCTATTAAATCTTCCTGAACAGACGTGACTGCCATGGACCCTTTTTGTTCGGCGAGTCTCACAATAGGGTTGTTAATTACAGAAACCACATCGGTTGACGTTGATTTATGCTTGGGAAGATTCAATGCACctgtgaacagcggtaaatgttccttgcagtcaatccgacacatttggggTTGTTTCGATAAGAATTGCCCCACTCTATATTTGCAGATAATCAGACATGCAGATCGCTGTTCATGTCTCAATtctgtcatatgaagacaattCACATGAAGGCGTGTGGTCTGTTGTGATCGAACTACACCCTGGTTACATGATCTGTTGTTTTGCAGGATTATATTACTGAGCGGAGTTGTCTAGTACAAGCGCAAAGTGTCTGATTTTACTGACGTGTGACTGACATCCTGGAAGACAGCTTAGGGGC includes the following:
- the LOC135479159 gene encoding cytosolic phospholipase A2-like, with the translated sequence MQHYHKFDVGNRPCLILYANVLRGRKITKGWGDMVDTPDPYIELKMRKTPDAKRRTATKTNEINPVWNENFRYLLDPKEKNILHINLKDDNYTMERAIGSEQININSLERNKWIKKTVIFNKVSELDMELKTEIDTQPNLRYSVDLCEEEMNYLKVRKLKTMTGMGCLLGGRGPKTIEEVPTVAVLGSGGGFRAMVAYSGVFKALQETGVLDCVIYTCGLSGSCWLLSTLYSHPKWPKLSLKDFQEELKKNIDANFINLMSMQQVSRYISAMMEKRNNGQPISFTDFFGHLMGETLIKDRKDCTLTDQQIKIVDGNIPMPLYTCVHVKANVSARVFQEWIEFSPFEIGMEKFGSFMKSEYFGSKFFMGKLAKKYDEPPLHFLQGIWGSAFSIMFDRLFDDNRNMDPVKMVRREMKKKIKEESVLSDGSEDEDDDDDDDFDDHDNYHYEELTDTPTAAKSRKTQEEEEQGAEKTVADKGFWMNWFKDLVDSKRFQLLSTRTGRAGVIHNFLREISLLPIGEEPKTPKETDSDDSDEGVYFTHVKKQFVVDAGLTFNSPYPLVLRQARGIDLILSFDFSGRPSDDSEPFEEIKLAEKWAQQHGLRFPPIDTSVFEKEGMKELYIFRDPNDPNCPIILHFVLVNLDFRKYKKPGVPRETTEEKEFAEFAVFDDPEAPYSTFNFTYTHKAFDRLSQLMEFNTLNHLKEIKEAITEAVQRKRK